The following proteins come from a genomic window of Achromobacter sp. AONIH1:
- a CDS encoding DUF4035 domain-containing protein, with protein sequence MILALRLGRTLGELMDAIDTHELSLWREFNRQSPLGDERADLLAASLAAVVAQAAGAKVRVTDMLVRWDADDAQPSAEAGADALKAFLLSKVNKGS encoded by the coding sequence ATGATCCTGGCCCTTCGGCTGGGCCGCACCCTGGGCGAGTTGATGGATGCCATCGACACCCATGAGCTGTCCCTGTGGCGGGAGTTCAACCGCCAGTCGCCGCTGGGCGACGAGCGCGCCGACCTGCTGGCCGCCAGCCTTGCCGCCGTGGTGGCGCAGGCGGCGGGCGCCAAGGTCCGCGTCACGGACATGCTGGTGCGCTGGGACGCCGACGATGCGCAGCCGTCCGCCGAAGCGGGCGCCGACGCATTGAAGGCGTTCCTGCTGTCGAAGGTCAACAAGGGGTCTTGA
- a CDS encoding phage tail assembly chaperone translates to MTDTSIKARAKAPASLRDRVTDPLAGFRSEALNVPEWDGASVIVRAPSPSDHLFHIRAIWAAAGVTPGEADDSVRAKLDAPGVDYTRASASLLVRTLYEQTEAGPRRVFGDADVDAVAAAFGPAHLMLAAKAIELGNLGEGADAHAKKPSRKRQTSVS, encoded by the coding sequence ATGACGGACACGTCCATCAAGGCCCGCGCCAAGGCGCCGGCCAGCCTGCGCGACCGGGTCACCGATCCGCTGGCGGGCTTTCGCTCGGAAGCGCTGAACGTTCCCGAGTGGGACGGCGCCAGCGTCATCGTGCGCGCGCCCAGTCCCAGCGATCACCTGTTCCACATCCGCGCCATCTGGGCCGCCGCGGGCGTCACGCCCGGCGAGGCCGATGACAGCGTGCGCGCCAAGCTGGACGCGCCGGGTGTGGACTACACCCGCGCCTCGGCCAGCCTGCTGGTGCGCACGCTGTACGAGCAGACCGAAGCCGGCCCGCGCCGCGTCTTCGGCGACGCCGACGTGGACGCCGTGGCCGCGGCTTTCGGCCCGGCGCATCTGATGCTGGCGGCCAAGGCGATCGAGCTGGGCAACCTCGGGGAGGGAGCCGACGCGCACGCAAAAAAGCCTTCCAGGAAACGCCAGACCTCCGTTTCCTGA
- a CDS encoding phage tail tube protein: MAGTTVSQFVQTQGTQLEVSTTSTNDLAATGLTYADLAITIKDPNFQGGQTTEIDVTVLKSAAKEYALGLDDSGTFSMAGNWKAGDAAQKVLVAARSDKKSRAFRVTFADGSKFEFLGLVTQYQWQGQLDNVVSATFNVRVTGAVKMTDAPANGG, from the coding sequence ATGGCTGGTACTACCGTTTCGCAATTCGTTCAGACCCAGGGCACGCAGCTGGAAGTGTCCACCACGAGCACCAACGACCTGGCCGCCACCGGCCTGACCTACGCCGACCTGGCCATCACCATCAAGGACCCGAACTTCCAGGGCGGCCAGACCACCGAGATCGACGTCACCGTGCTCAAGTCCGCCGCCAAGGAATACGCGCTGGGCCTGGACGACAGCGGCACCTTCAGCATGGCCGGCAACTGGAAGGCCGGCGACGCCGCCCAGAAGGTGCTGGTCGCGGCCCGCAGCGACAAGAAGAGCCGCGCCTTCCGCGTGACCTTCGCCGATGGCTCGAAGTTCGAGTTCCTGGGCCTGGTCACGCAATACCAGTGGCAAGGCCAGCTGGACAACGTCGTGTCCGCCACGTTCAACGTGCGCGTCACCGGCGCCGTCAAGATGACCGACGCCCCGGCCAACGGAGGCTGA
- a CDS encoding DUF2274 domain-containing protein has protein sequence MSTTKKLRLGPLPKTESTKLTFVCPTSLKVDLDRYAALHAQAYGEAVDAATLIPHMLEAFMAGDRGFRKGTATRSTPPKPP, from the coding sequence ATGAGCACGACCAAGAAGCTGCGGCTCGGCCCGCTGCCGAAGACCGAGAGCACCAAGCTGACTTTCGTTTGCCCGACCAGCTTGAAAGTCGACCTCGACCGCTACGCCGCGCTACACGCGCAGGCGTATGGCGAGGCCGTTGATGCGGCGACGCTGATCCCGCATATGCTGGAAGCGTTCATGGCGGGGGATCGAGGATTCAGGAAGGGCACGGCGACCCGCAGCACACCACCGAAGCCGCCATGA
- a CDS encoding TrbI/VirB10 family protein, protein MSQDDTPDLAAPQADKVAPEAVALRAQPRPVTRLNRRSLAILAGVLAVAVLGALMWSLQPHRRSTGEQTELYNVDRVSKSEGLDALPTDYSKLPPALLPAVPELGPPLPGDLGPAIVKSQQPATAAYAAPGHDPNDALRKEAEAAAASSVFFRSGGQNAAPVAQTQVAAAPGFAANAAFDPLAAGPASTAAQPADPTAVQNRQDQKEAFMKAGPTETRNSGNLTLPISPYQVMAGTVVAGALVTGIKSDLPGDVIATVTEPVYDTATGRFLLIPQGSRILGKYNSQVSYGQSRVQVVWNRIILPDTSSLTLDNLAGTDPAGYAGLEDDVDYHWGRIFAGAALTTLLGVGAELAAPENRQDGDRVIIAGRDSAQDSINQVGQEMTRRNLNIQPTLTQRPGLPVRIIVNRDLVLRPYQPLFFNRGTSR, encoded by the coding sequence ATGAGCCAGGATGACACTCCCGACCTTGCCGCGCCGCAGGCGGACAAGGTGGCGCCGGAGGCAGTGGCGCTGCGCGCCCAGCCGCGTCCAGTCACACGCCTGAACCGGCGCTCGCTGGCCATCCTTGCCGGCGTCCTAGCGGTCGCCGTGCTCGGCGCGCTGATGTGGTCGCTGCAACCTCATCGACGCAGCACAGGCGAGCAGACCGAGCTTTACAACGTCGATCGCGTGTCAAAGTCGGAAGGACTGGATGCGCTGCCGACGGACTATTCCAAGCTGCCGCCGGCGTTGCTGCCTGCCGTTCCCGAACTAGGGCCACCGCTGCCGGGCGATCTTGGCCCGGCTATCGTGAAGTCGCAGCAACCGGCGACGGCTGCCTACGCGGCCCCCGGTCACGACCCGAACGATGCCCTGCGAAAAGAAGCCGAGGCGGCCGCGGCCTCGTCCGTGTTCTTCCGCTCGGGTGGGCAGAATGCGGCGCCGGTAGCGCAGACACAGGTGGCCGCTGCGCCGGGCTTCGCCGCCAATGCGGCGTTTGACCCGCTGGCGGCCGGGCCGGCCTCCACGGCGGCCCAACCTGCTGACCCGACAGCGGTGCAAAACCGGCAAGACCAGAAAGAGGCTTTCATGAAAGCTGGCCCCACTGAAACCCGTAATTCCGGCAATCTGACTCTGCCAATTTCGCCGTATCAGGTTATGGCCGGAACAGTGGTCGCAGGTGCCTTGGTGACGGGCATCAAGTCGGACTTGCCCGGCGACGTGATCGCCACGGTGACGGAGCCGGTCTATGACACAGCCACCGGGCGCTTCCTGCTGATTCCGCAGGGTTCGCGCATCCTGGGCAAATACAACAGCCAGGTCAGCTACGGGCAGAGCCGCGTTCAAGTCGTCTGGAACCGGATCATCCTGCCGGACACGTCTTCGCTCACGCTCGACAACCTGGCCGGCACCGACCCAGCCGGCTATGCCGGGCTGGAGGACGATGTGGACTACCACTGGGGCCGCATCTTTGCCGGTGCGGCACTCACCACGCTGCTGGGCGTCGGTGCCGAGCTGGCCGCGCCGGAGAACCGGCAGGATGGTGATCGCGTCATCATCGCTGGGCGCGACAGCGCGCAGGACAGCATCAATCAGGTCGGCCAGGAGATGACCCGGCGCAACCTCAACATCCAGCCGACCTTAACGCAACGGCCGGGCCTGCCGGTTCGCATCATCGTCAACCGGGATCTGGTGCTGCGGCCGTACCAGCCGCTGTTCTTCAACCGGGGGACTTCACGATGA
- the trbG gene encoding P-type conjugative transfer protein TrbG, whose product MKLRFRLYVVPLTLLALAGCASQGKPPPSISLDETVLAQPLPEPPKPVEVVAVPEPLALPAQLKPLPELDEAPVAPEPADEKVRVSRANAEARIAPTREGYVNAIQVWPFTDGALYQVYASPGRVTVVSLQPGEELVTVAAGDTVRWIVGDTSSGGGADLRVNVLVKPIRSGLKTNLVITTSRRTYLLELTSTERAWMASVSWDYPKDRMLALQRQAQAAQATTPVDTGLSLDKIRFRYAVSGSNPPWKPLRAFDDGEKVYIQFPPGIAQGELPPLFVIGAQGDGQLVNYRFRSPYYVVDRLFGAAELRLGGDGGDVVRIERTDGVARRN is encoded by the coding sequence ATGAAACTTCGTTTCCGCCTTTACGTTGTTCCTTTGACGCTGCTGGCCCTCGCGGGCTGCGCCTCGCAGGGGAAGCCGCCGCCATCCATCTCGCTCGACGAGACGGTGCTGGCCCAGCCGTTGCCCGAACCGCCCAAGCCCGTCGAAGTCGTCGCCGTCCCTGAACCGCTGGCGCTGCCGGCGCAGTTGAAGCCCCTGCCGGAACTCGATGAGGCCCCCGTTGCGCCGGAGCCGGCCGACGAAAAGGTGCGCGTTTCCCGTGCCAATGCAGAAGCGCGTATCGCGCCTACCCGTGAGGGCTACGTCAACGCGATTCAGGTGTGGCCGTTCACCGATGGCGCGCTTTATCAGGTCTATGCGTCGCCGGGGCGCGTGACGGTGGTTTCGCTTCAACCGGGCGAGGAACTGGTAACGGTCGCCGCCGGCGATACCGTGCGCTGGATCGTGGGCGACACGTCCAGCGGCGGCGGGGCCGATCTGCGCGTCAATGTGCTGGTCAAGCCTATCCGCTCCGGTCTGAAAACCAATCTCGTCATCACCACCAGTCGGCGCACCTACCTGCTGGAGCTGACCTCGACCGAGAGGGCATGGATGGCGTCGGTGTCCTGGGACTATCCGAAAGACCGAATGCTCGCGTTGCAGCGCCAGGCGCAGGCAGCGCAGGCAACAACGCCTGTCGATACGGGCCTGTCGCTGGACAAGATCCGCTTCCGCTACGCGGTATCGGGCAGCAACCCGCCGTGGAAGCCTCTGCGCGCCTTCGATGATGGAGAGAAGGTCTATATCCAGTTCCCGCCGGGCATCGCCCAGGGCGAGCTGCCGCCGCTGTTTGTCATCGGCGCGCAGGGCGACGGGCAACTGGTGAACTACCGTTTTCGCTCGCCGTACTACGTCGTGGATCGCCTGTTCGGCGCGGCCGAACTGCGGCTGGGCGGCGATGGCGGCGACGTGGTGCGGATCGAGCGCACCGATGGTGTTGCACGGAGGAACTGA
- the trbF gene encoding conjugal transfer protein TrbF, whose product MRFKRPQVRYADTPQPATPYQAAAQVWDDRIGSARVQAKNWRLMAFGCLVLALLMAGGLVWRSAQSIVTPYVIEVDQAGQVRAVGEAATPYRPGDAQIAHHLARFVTLVRSLSIDPIVVRQNWLDAYDYTTDKGAAVLNDYARTNDPFARIGKESVTVQITSVVRASDTSFNVRWTEQRYVNGAPAGTERWNAVLSTVLQTPRTEQRLLKNPLGIYVNGLSWSRELDSSEGAKP is encoded by the coding sequence ATGCGATTCAAACGACCGCAGGTGCGCTACGCCGATACGCCGCAGCCTGCCACCCCGTATCAAGCCGCCGCCCAGGTGTGGGACGACCGTATCGGCTCCGCCCGCGTGCAGGCGAAGAATTGGCGCCTGATGGCCTTCGGCTGCCTAGTGCTCGCGCTGTTGATGGCCGGCGGCCTGGTGTGGCGCTCGGCGCAGTCCATCGTGACGCCCTATGTCATCGAGGTCGATCAAGCCGGGCAGGTGCGCGCCGTGGGAGAGGCCGCCACGCCGTACCGGCCCGGCGACGCGCAGATCGCGCACCACCTGGCGCGCTTCGTGACGCTGGTTCGCTCGCTGTCCATCGACCCCATCGTGGTGCGGCAGAACTGGCTCGATGCCTACGACTACACCACCGACAAGGGCGCGGCGGTGCTCAACGACTACGCCCGCACCAATGACCCATTCGCCCGCATCGGCAAGGAATCGGTAACGGTGCAAATCACCAGCGTGGTTCGCGCGAGCGACACGTCTTTCAACGTGCGCTGGACAGAGCAGCGCTATGTCAACGGTGCGCCCGCCGGCACCGAACGCTGGAACGCCGTGCTTTCGACCGTCCTGCAAACCCCGCGTACTGAACAGCGCCTGCTCAAGAACCCATTGGGTATCTACGTCAACGGCCTGTCATGGAGCCGCGAACTGGATTCTTCCGAAGGAGCCAAACCATGA
- the trbL gene encoding P-type conjugative transfer protein TrbL, which yields MNDVTIIDRFLDTFSRYIDSGFGLLQGEVAFLTATLIVIDMTIAGLYWAMSHATGQGDDVIAKLLRKVLCVGAFAYIIGNFNWLASIVFRSFAGLGITATGSAITMENFLQPGRLAKTGIDAAAPILEQIGDMAGFPEVFVNIDPIVVLFIAWLVVILCFFVLAVQLFITLIEFKLTTLAGFVLIPFALWNKTSFLAEKVLGNVVSSGIKVLVLAVIVGIGSGLFAEFQVHPDEPSIDHALVVMLASLALLALGIFGPGIATGLVSGAPQLGAGAMAGAAVGAVGTGVAIGAAVTGVGGAVMAGARMAPAAAKLAGAGARAATSAAGSARSAFQAGSAAAGGGAKGAAAGLGNVAKTGAQAAGRSVTSGASAVGQKVADSFRAGWNGTEAGSDGAGPGQTADGTAGSQKQQQPAWAKRMHRRQQATHAATTAAHTLRGGDGGGSGQGPSLRDSDT from the coding sequence ATGAACGACGTGACCATCATCGACCGTTTCCTCGATACGTTCTCGCGCTACATCGACTCGGGCTTCGGCTTATTGCAGGGCGAAGTGGCATTTCTCACCGCCACGCTCATCGTCATCGACATGACGATCGCTGGCCTGTATTGGGCCATGAGCCACGCCACCGGCCAGGGCGACGACGTGATCGCCAAGCTGCTGCGCAAGGTGCTCTGTGTCGGCGCGTTCGCCTACATCATCGGCAACTTCAACTGGCTGGCGAGCATCGTGTTCCGCTCGTTCGCCGGCTTGGGAATTACCGCTACCGGCTCGGCCATCACGATGGAGAACTTCCTTCAGCCGGGCCGGCTGGCGAAGACCGGCATCGACGCAGCCGCGCCGATTCTGGAACAGATCGGGGACATGGCTGGGTTCCCCGAGGTGTTCGTGAACATCGACCCTATCGTGGTTCTGTTCATCGCCTGGCTGGTGGTGATCCTCTGCTTCTTCGTGCTGGCCGTACAGCTTTTCATCACGCTGATCGAGTTCAAACTGACTACGCTCGCCGGCTTCGTCTTGATCCCGTTTGCACTCTGGAACAAGACCTCGTTCCTCGCGGAAAAGGTGCTAGGCAACGTGGTGTCGTCAGGCATCAAGGTCTTGGTGCTGGCCGTCATCGTCGGCATCGGTTCAGGCCTGTTCGCCGAGTTCCAGGTGCATCCCGACGAACCATCCATCGACCACGCGCTGGTCGTGATGCTGGCCTCGCTCGCGCTGCTGGCGCTGGGCATTTTCGGCCCCGGTATCGCCACCGGCCTGGTGTCCGGTGCGCCACAGCTTGGTGCGGGCGCGATGGCTGGTGCTGCGGTCGGGGCTGTCGGCACCGGCGTTGCCATCGGCGCCGCCGTAACGGGCGTGGGCGGCGCCGTCATGGCCGGGGCACGAATGGCCCCGGCGGCCGCAAAGCTGGCCGGTGCCGGTGCGCGTGCCGCGACTTCGGCGGCCGGCAGTGCCCGATCGGCGTTCCAGGCCGGTTCCGCTGCGGCCGGCGGCGGTGCCAAGGGCGCGGCGGCTGGCCTCGGCAATGTCGCCAAGACTGGCGCACAAGCCGCAGGCCGCAGCGTCACCTCTGGTGCTTCCGCTGTTGGGCAGAAGGTGGCCGACTCCTTCCGCGCTGGCTGGAACGGCACAGAAGCCGGCAGCGACGGTGCTGGCCCCGGCCAGACCGCAGACGGCACCGCAGGCTCGCAGAAGCAACAGCAACCGGCCTGGGCCAAGCGGATGCACCGCCGCCAGCAGGCTACCCATGCCGCGACCACTGCCGCCCACACGCTGCGCGGCGGCGACGGCGGCGGCTCCGGGCAAGGCCCGAGCCTGCGGGATTCCGATACCTAA
- the trbJ gene encoding P-type conjugative transfer protein TrbJ produces the protein MKTKPRLLSVSLAAVLSVSLLAVQPASALTVFDPSNFVQNTLTAVRTLEQINNQINQLQNEAQMLMNQARNLANLDFNIVNRLRSTLATTERLIAEARGLAYDVQSMDATFARLYPEQYAATISGDRMAQDARERWQNTLNGLHTAMRMQAQVSQNLAQDESALADLVSQSQSATGALQAMQATNQLLALQAKQSIQAQQLQITQDRAASLELARQAAAMERAREVRRRFLGTGTPYTPQSVNFYNN, from the coding sequence ATGAAGACCAAGCCCCGTTTGCTCTCTGTCTCACTCGCTGCCGTGCTGTCGGTATCGCTGCTGGCCGTGCAGCCCGCATCCGCGCTGACGGTGTTCGACCCGTCCAACTTCGTGCAGAACACGCTGACCGCCGTGCGCACGCTGGAACAGATCAACAACCAGATCAACCAGCTTCAGAACGAGGCGCAGATGTTGATGAACCAGGCCAGGAACCTGGCAAATCTCGACTTCAACATCGTCAACCGCCTGCGCTCGACGCTCGCCACCACCGAGCGCCTGATCGCCGAGGCGCGCGGCTTGGCCTACGACGTGCAGAGCATGGATGCCACGTTCGCCCGCCTGTACCCGGAACAGTACGCCGCCACCATCAGCGGCGACCGCATGGCACAGGACGCCCGCGAACGCTGGCAGAACACCTTGAACGGCTTGCACACCGCGATGCGGATGCAGGCGCAGGTGTCGCAGAACCTCGCCCAAGACGAAAGCGCGCTGGCCGATCTCGTGAGCCAGAGCCAGTCGGCCACCGGCGCGCTGCAAGCGATGCAGGCGACGAACCAGCTCCTGGCTTTGCAGGCCAAGCAGTCGATCCAGGCGCAGCAGCTCCAGATCACGCAAGACCGGGCCGCTTCACTGGAACTGGCGCGGCAAGCGGCGGCTATGGAGCGCGCCCGCGAAGTGCGGCGGCGCTTTCTGGGCACCGGCACGCCGTACACGCCGCAGTCCGTCAACTTCTATAACAACTGA
- the trbE gene encoding conjugal transfer protein TrbE yields MLNLAEYRQRPALLADWLPWAGLVAPGVVLNKDGSFQRTFQFRGPDLDSATQGELIATSARQNNALRRTGSGWAFYIEAERMRASSYPQSSFPEPLSWLVDEERRAAFEESDGHFESVYHFTLQHLPPQESRARAAGMLYENRPTEGVDWRGRLDSFVAETDRVFDLLDGVMPEIAWLDDSQTLTYLHATVSTRRYRVGVPDVPFHIDALLADAALVGGLAPMLGDQHLRVVSVRGFPTSTWPGILDDLNRLGFAYRWSTRFLCLDKAEAERELGRLRRQWFAKRKNVIALLRETIFQQESPLVDTDASNKAADADAALQELGSDQVAFGYLTATVTVLDADPAVADEKLRMVERVIQGRGFVTIPETLNAVDAWLSSVPGNAYANVRQPIVSTLNLAHMMPMSAVWAGPEKNEHLDGPPLIVTRTDGATPFRLVTHIGDVGHTLVAGPTGMGKSVLLAILAMQFRRYFGSRIFAFDMGRSMRATILGLGGEHYDLGADGGIAFQPLARIAHEGYRTWAAEWVEGRLLHEGVTVGPDEKAAIWSALRSLAGAPVEQRTMTGLSVLLQSNALRQALAPYVLGGAHGKLLDADHDRLGMADVQGFEMEELMHSPAAVQAVLRYLFARFDERFDGAPTLLILDEAWLFLDEPSFAARIRQWLKTLRKKNVSVIFATQSLADIKDSTIAPAIIESCASRIFLPNPQATEPQIRTIYEGFGLNSRQIEIVATAQPKRDYYYQSRLGNRLFDLDLGPVALAFAGASTPQDQRDIDRVLTQAGAPGFAGAWLRHRGLGWAADLLPSAPAAASFLASQPLEVSP; encoded by the coding sequence ATGCTGAACCTTGCCGAATATCGTCAGCGCCCGGCCTTGCTTGCCGACTGGCTGCCCTGGGCCGGGCTGGTCGCGCCGGGCGTTGTGCTGAACAAAGATGGTTCGTTTCAACGCACGTTCCAGTTTCGCGGCCCCGACTTGGACAGTGCGACACAGGGCGAGCTGATTGCCACGTCGGCGCGGCAGAACAACGCGCTTCGCCGTACCGGGTCTGGCTGGGCCTTCTATATCGAGGCCGAGCGGATGCGGGCATCGAGCTATCCGCAATCCTCCTTTCCCGAACCACTGTCCTGGCTGGTGGATGAGGAGCGACGCGCGGCGTTCGAGGAGTCGGATGGCCATTTCGAGAGCGTCTATCACTTCACGTTGCAACACCTACCGCCGCAAGAGTCTCGCGCCCGTGCGGCTGGGATGCTGTACGAGAACCGGCCCACTGAGGGTGTGGACTGGCGTGGTCGGCTTGATTCCTTCGTGGCAGAGACCGATCGCGTGTTCGACCTGCTCGATGGTGTGATGCCGGAGATTGCCTGGCTGGACGATAGCCAGACGCTGACCTACCTGCATGCCACAGTCTCCACGCGGCGCTATCGCGTCGGCGTGCCCGACGTGCCGTTCCATATCGACGCACTGCTGGCCGATGCCGCGCTGGTCGGCGGCCTGGCGCCCATGCTGGGCGATCAGCACCTGCGCGTGGTGTCGGTACGAGGCTTCCCGACCTCGACCTGGCCGGGGATCTTGGACGACCTCAACCGCCTGGGCTTTGCGTATCGCTGGAGTACGCGCTTCCTGTGCCTGGACAAAGCCGAGGCGGAACGGGAATTGGGGCGCTTGCGGCGCCAATGGTTCGCCAAGCGCAAGAACGTCATCGCGCTGCTGCGCGAAACGATCTTTCAGCAGGAAAGCCCGCTGGTCGATACCGATGCCAGCAACAAGGCCGCCGACGCCGATGCCGCCTTGCAGGAGCTGGGCAGCGATCAAGTCGCCTTCGGCTACCTCACCGCCACGGTGACGGTGCTCGACGCCGACCCGGCCGTGGCCGACGAGAAGCTGCGCATGGTGGAGCGCGTCATCCAGGGCCGGGGTTTCGTGACCATCCCCGAAACCCTCAACGCAGTCGATGCCTGGCTGTCGTCCGTCCCCGGCAACGCATACGCGAACGTGCGTCAGCCCATCGTTTCGACGCTGAACCTGGCGCACATGATGCCGATGTCAGCGGTATGGGCTGGGCCGGAGAAGAACGAACACCTCGATGGCCCGCCGCTGATCGTCACCCGCACCGATGGCGCGACGCCGTTCCGGCTGGTGACGCACATCGGCGACGTGGGGCACACCCTTGTCGCCGGGCCGACCGGCATGGGCAAGTCGGTGCTGCTCGCCATATTGGCCATGCAGTTCCGGCGCTACTTCGGCTCGCGGATCTTCGCCTTCGACATGGGGCGCTCGATGCGCGCCACCATCCTCGGCCTTGGCGGTGAGCACTACGACCTCGGTGCCGATGGCGGCATCGCCTTCCAGCCACTCGCGCGAATAGCCCACGAGGGCTACCGCACCTGGGCCGCCGAATGGGTGGAGGGCCGGCTGCTGCACGAAGGCGTGACGGTCGGCCCGGACGAGAAGGCTGCCATTTGGTCGGCGCTGCGAAGCCTTGCCGGTGCGCCAGTGGAGCAGCGCACCATGACCGGCTTGTCGGTGTTATTGCAGTCCAACGCGCTGCGCCAAGCGCTCGCGCCCTATGTGTTGGGCGGCGCCCACGGCAAGCTGCTGGACGCTGACCACGACCGGCTGGGCATGGCCGACGTGCAGGGCTTTGAGATGGAAGAACTGATGCACAGCCCCGCCGCCGTGCAAGCAGTGCTGCGCTACCTGTTCGCCCGCTTCGACGAACGTTTTGACGGCGCGCCCACGCTGCTGATCCTCGATGAAGCGTGGCTGTTCCTCGATGAGCCGTCCTTCGCGGCCCGCATCCGGCAATGGCTCAAGACGCTCAGAAAAAAGAACGTCAGCGTCATCTTTGCCACGCAGTCGCTGGCCGACATCAAGGACTCGACCATCGCGCCAGCCATCATCGAAAGCTGCGCGAGCAGGATCTTCTTACCTAACCCGCAGGCCACCGAGCCGCAGATTCGCACGATCTACGAAGGCTTCGGCTTGAACAGCCGCCAGATTGAGATCGTGGCGACCGCACAGCCCAAGCGCGATTACTACTACCAGTCGCGCCTCGGCAATCGCCTGTTCGACCTCGACCTGGGGCCTGTCGCGCTCGCATTCGCGGGCGCATCCACCCCTCAAGACCAACGCGATATTGACCGCGTGCTGACGCAGGCCGGCGCTCCCGGCTTCGCCGGCGCGTGGCTGCGCCATCGCGGCCTCGGCTGGGCCGCCGACCTGCTGCCGTCCGCTCCGGCGGCAGCTTCCTTTCTCGCTTCTCAACCGCTGGAGGTTTCACCATGA
- a CDS encoding VirB3 family type IV secretion system protein: protein MSKATDLPGFEVPLHRSLTEPILLGGAPRTVAIANGTLAAAVGLGLQLWIPGVVLWIVGHSLAVWGARVDPQFMQVFARHIKHRPLLDV from the coding sequence ATGAGTAAGGCCACCGATCTTCCGGGCTTTGAAGTGCCGCTGCATCGCTCGCTGACCGAGCCGATCCTGCTGGGCGGTGCGCCGCGCACCGTGGCGATTGCCAACGGCACGCTAGCCGCCGCCGTCGGGCTGGGCCTGCAACTGTGGATTCCCGGCGTGGTGCTCTGGATCGTCGGCCACTCGCTGGCCGTATGGGGTGCGCGCGTCGATCCGCAGTTCATGCAGGTCTTCGCGCGGCATATCAAACACCGCCCGCTTCTGGACGTGTGA
- a CDS encoding TrbC/VirB2 family protein — translation MTHVDAFRLSVNPISRLSSMARLRHLARPAGQGLLLAALMLLLAGTAQAAGSSMPWEGPLTSILESIQGPVARIVAVIIIISTGLALAFGDTSGGFRKLIQIVFGLSIAFAASSFFLSFFSFSGGAVV, via the coding sequence ATGACGCACGTTGATGCTTTCCGTCTTTCCGTAAATCCTATTTCTCGCCTGTCCAGCATGGCGCGGCTGCGCCACCTGGCCCGTCCCGCAGGGCAAGGGCTGCTGCTGGCCGCGCTGATGCTGTTGCTGGCGGGCACGGCGCAGGCCGCCGGTTCCTCGATGCCGTGGGAAGGGCCGCTGACCTCCATCCTCGAATCCATCCAAGGGCCAGTCGCCCGGATCGTGGCGGTGATCATCATCATCTCGACGGGGCTTGCGCTGGCGTTCGGTGATACCAGCGGCGGCTTTCGCAAGCTGATCCAGATCGTGTTCGGCCTGTCCATCGCGTTCGCCGCGTCCTCGTTCTTCCTGTCGTTCTTCAGCTTCTCCGGAGGGGCCGTCGTATGA